In the genome of Planococcus donghaensis, the window GAGTTGCTTGAGCGTTTCTTCCTTTGAGATCGTTTGAATCGTCGCAAACAAATAGCGCGCTTGAGTTTCTCTTAAATTCCCTGAAAGAATCCCAAAGTCGCTTTCCACGCCACCCAATATTCGAATAAAGTCAGATTTCGCTTTTTGAAGAATTTGTTCGCGGTGCACGATAAACAACATGCGCCTTGGCGCAACACTCCGCACGTCAAATGCGGATAAATAGGTTTTTCCCGTACCCGTCGCTGAAATTACTAAGCCTTTATCGTTTCCTGCTTCACGCACTGCTTGTATTTCTTGCAGTGCTGCTTTTTGCATTTTATTCGGTTCAATTTTAACTGCAACTTCTAATGGATTTTCCGTATAAATTTCAGGGAATTCTGCAACGTTTTTTAACTCTTTGCGGTATTCCATTGGCACATAAGACTGTTCATACTTTTCAATCCATTGTTCTGATAGCGCTTGTGCATTGTCCCAAACTTCTTCGAATTGTCGATAGAAATGAGAAACCAATTCGCCGTTTTCGTGCGAACTTAGTTTGACGTTCCACTCATAATTCACTTTTAACGCTTGTGCCGTTAAATTAGAGCTCCCGACAATTAAAGTTTGGTGTGTTTCATGAGAAAATATATAACCTTTCGAGTGAAATCCTTTCATGCTCGACAAACGAACTTCTATGTTATTGATTTTTAAAAGTTCTTTAAAGACTTTCGGCTGGTTAAAGTTTAAAAAAGTCGAAGTTAAAATTCTGCCTTTAATTCCTTTTCGTTCAAGATCCGATAAGTGGGTTTTTAACGTGGCCAGCCCGCTTTCCGTCACAAAAGCAACAGAAAAGAGAAACGATTGGCAGCTATCTAACTCCTCAGTAATCGAGTTCAGCACTGTTTCATTCGTTTTTGTATTATTGATCAGCAAAGTCGGCTTGAAACGTTCACCGCTTGGTTTTGCTTGATCGATAAAACCTTTGTATAGTGATTCCTCTAAATTCTGCAGAAAATTCATCTCTACCCCTCGTTTCTCTCATCTAACTCTGTTATTGCTGCGCTTGATATGTCTTTTTCAACTTCTTGATTGCTGGGATATCAGCAGGGGCCCATTCTAATTTCTCTAAGTCATGCGCTTCTATCCATTCAATCGCAATGTGTTCTGTTAACACAGGGGTCCCTTTAACTAAGCGACAATAAAAAGTCGTCAAATGGACAATGCCAAAGTCGTATTCATAAACAGTATGCTCGACTTGCTCCCCGATCTCTACGTGACAATGCATTTCTTCTTGAATCTCTCTTTGCAATGCCGATTGCGGTGTTTCCGTTTCTTCTATTTTGCCGCCAGGAAATTCCCAAAGCCCGGGCAAGCTTTTTTCCATTCCACGCTGTGCACATAAAATTTTATGACCGTCTGTGATGACTGCTCCAACTACGTGTATGTTTTTCTTCATTTTTACTCACCTTACTTTTTTAGAATTTAATTTTTATCCTAAGTTACTTTATTGAACTTTTCAATGATCTATATATTAACATGAAATTCTTACCAATTAACTTTCGATTTTGTCTACAATGCTGAATTTGATGAAGAATGATAAAATGTCACTATATTTAAAAAATTACTATTGCAATAAGCCCGAATGATGACACTTACTATTTTAAGATGGGAGAAGATCAGATGTTCAACTTGCAAAATTCCATACCAGAAGAAATCCGCCAGAAGATTCGAGAGGGCAAGTTGAAAAGCCCTACTGCTGGGATGGCGAACGGCTTTTTGCAAGCAAACCTTGTTATTCTTCCGAAAGACATGGCATTTGATTTTCTGCTGTTTTGCCAACGAAATCCGAAGTCTTGTCCGTTAATAGATGTTACGGAAGCTGGATCATTTACACCTGTCCAAGCTGCACCCACAGCAGACCTCAGAAGTGACATTCCACTATATAACGTTTACCGCGATGGTAAACTGACGGAAACGCTTAGCGACATTACAGAACTTTGGACTAACGATATGGTGGCCTTTCTTATCGGGTGCAGTTTTACGTTCGAAGAAGCCCTAGTCAGAAATGGCATCTCAATGCGCCATAACGACGAAGGGGTAAATGTACCAATGTACAAAACTTCGATTCCAACTGTCAAAGCTGGCATATTCGAAGGCCCCACTGTTGTCAGTATGCGCCCTATTGCTGAACAAGACATTGTGCGTGCTGTCCAAGTAACTAGCCGTTTCCCGACCGTTCACGGGGCACCGCTCCATATTGGCCACCCTGCAACGATCGGCATTACCGATTTGGACAAACCTGATTACGGAGACCGTGTGACGATTAAGGAAGGGGAAGTTCCGGTATTTTGGGCATGTGGTGTTACGCCGCAAGCAATCTCCGCGCATGTTAAGCCACCCTTTATGATTACTCACGCTCCTGGTCATATGTTTATCACCGATATTCCAACAGAAACCGTTGGGGTTATGTAAGTTTGTTTTTTATGTAGAAAACTGCAAGCTCTTTCACTATCTATCACAAAAAGATCGTCTTTCTCAGGAATCCCTCTGAGAAAAGACGCCCTTTTTCTATTCTCTACTAACTCACACTTAAAAGTAGGTAATTAGACTTCATCTAAACCAGTCAATAGTAATTCTTTTTTTACTTTTAAATTACATTATCTGTATCTTTATGTTTCTTTATTTTAAAAACCTCTTTATACTAAGGTTATACCAGATAAATTCATTAAATTGAAAATCTTTGTAATTATCCTATTTCCTAAAAAGAGGTGAAGCGTATCACTTTTTCTAATATCAAGAACGTTTTCTTACTCTATATTGGCGTATATATGATTGTTTATTATTCGTGGACTATTTTTGGAAGCTTTAGCAGCTACCATGAATTAGGGCTTAATCTGCTTTCCTTGTCAGCTCCTGTAGTGGCTACAATAACAATTTCATTTGTTTATTTGAACCCGAATAGTCGAGATCGCTATTTTTGGTTATTGATTGCTTTGGGGTGTTTTAACTATGCGATCGCAGAAGTCATTTGGCTGTATAACTACAGCATCGCTCAAATTCCAGTCATCTCCCCAGAATGGTCTGATTTGTTTTACTTTCTTCAAATCTTCTTTTACATAACGGCATTTATTTATCAGCTTTGGCGAAAAAAAGAAAATGCTTACCAAATTAAGTTTTTTTGCGATGTGGCCATTATTGTCACCGTATTTACAGCCCTTAGTTGGCATTTTCTCGTTCGACCGTTGTTTTCATCAGATGAGTTAACGCCCCTATTACTCGCTATTTCAGTAGGTTATCCAGTGAGCGATTTACTTTTATTGCTTGGAGCTATTGGCTTTTATCTAGGGACTGCTCAATTTTTTGCGCGCAGTGTTCTGACATTAATCATTATGAGTTTGTTGCTCCAAGTATTCGCAGATACTGCTTATCTTTTCTCAATAGCGGAGTCTAGCTATGTAGAAAATAATTTAACTAATCCATTATGGTCTCTTGCTTTACTGTTAATGGCTCTAGCAGCTTTACTGTCACTTACACCTACAAAAACATTTATTCCCGCTGTTCTACCTGAACCACCGAAAGAGCGAATTACATTTCAAATGTTGCTTCCTTATTCCACGATCATTTTACTTTTTATCGTTATTGCGTTTGAACAAAACAAAGACATACATGGTTTAATCGCTGGAGCTGGTCTTTCTATTGGCTTAATCATTGTTAGACAGATTTTCACTTTATTGGACAACCAAAAGCTCATGTATAATTATGACCACCTAACTTCAGTGCTTGAGCACAAAATTGAAAACAGAACAGCCGAGGTAACAAACAAAAACCAACAACTAGAAAAAGTGATTCAAAAAATGGAAGAACTGGCCTATTACGATGTTTTAAGTGGTTTGCCTAATAGAAGATTGTTTTTAGAAAAACTCGAAGACTCGATACGAGATGCGAAGCAACATTCAGAAAAAGTTGCGGTCGTGTTTATCGATTTAGATCGTTTTAAAAACGTTAACGATTCTTTCGGACATGAATTTGGTGATTTGTTGTTGCAAGGTTTTTCCGAAAAAATAAAAGAAAATCTGCGCTCAGACGATGTGATTTCGCGACAAGGCGGAGACGAATTCACAATCATTCTCAATAACATTTATGATGAGCACGATATTTCGCCGCTCATTCAACGTCTACAAACTGCTCTAGCAAAGCCCATGATGATCAATGGACAAGAATTGCATATCTCGATGAGCATTGGCATCGCCGTTTATCCGAAAGACGGAGAGACTTCAGGAGAGCTCTTGAAACACGCCGACAGTGCCATGTATAGTGCAAAAGCAAAAGGCAAAAACAACTTTCAGTTTTTCTCAGATGACATGGCCTTGATTGCTTCTCGAAAAATCGCGCTTGAGAATGACATGCGTCGCGCTATCACCAACAAAGAATTTATGCTTTATTACCAACCACAAATTCAAGTTGAAACTGGTGATATTATTGGGATGGAAGCATTAATCCGTTGGCAAACTGTCGGTGGAGATGTAGTATCTCCTGGAGAATTTATCCCGTTAGCAGAAGAAACTCGGTTGATCCTGCCGATTGGCGAATGGGTTCTTTATACCGCATGTGAGCAAGCAAAAAAATGGCATGATGCAGGACATTCCCATTTAAAGCTTGCTGTCAATTTATCTCCCCTCCAGTTTATACACGATGATTTGATGGATGTGGTGGAATTCACGCTTCGTAAAACCGGTTTTCCTGCCTCTTCACTAGAGTTAGAAATAACAGAAGGCGTTGCTGTAGAAGATGCGGAAACAGCGTTAACCCGGATGCGCGAATTGAGAAAAATCGGCGTCCGAATTGCGATCGATGATTT includes:
- a CDS encoding (deoxy)nucleoside triphosphate pyrophosphohydrolase yields the protein MKKNIHVVGAVITDGHKILCAQRGMEKSLPGLWEFPGGKIEETETPQSALQREIQEEMHCHVEIGEQVEHTVYEYDFGIVHLTTFYCRLVKGTPVLTEHIAIEWIEAHDLEKLEWAPADIPAIKKLKKTYQAQQ
- a CDS encoding putative hydro-lyase yields the protein MFNLQNSIPEEIRQKIREGKLKSPTAGMANGFLQANLVILPKDMAFDFLLFCQRNPKSCPLIDVTEAGSFTPVQAAPTADLRSDIPLYNVYRDGKLTETLSDITELWTNDMVAFLIGCSFTFEEALVRNGISMRHNDEGVNVPMYKTSIPTVKAGIFEGPTVVSMRPIAEQDIVRAVQVTSRFPTVHGAPLHIGHPATIGITDLDKPDYGDRVTIKEGEVPVFWACGVTPQAISAHVKPPFMITHAPGHMFITDIPTETVGVM
- a CDS encoding putative bifunctional diguanylate cyclase/phosphodiesterase — its product is MATITISFVYLNPNSRDRYFWLLIALGCFNYAIAEVIWLYNYSIAQIPVISPEWSDLFYFLQIFFYITAFIYQLWRKKENAYQIKFFCDVAIIVTVFTALSWHFLVRPLFSSDELTPLLLAISVGYPVSDLLLLLGAIGFYLGTAQFFARSVLTLIIMSLLLQVFADTAYLFSIAESSYVENNLTNPLWSLALLLMALAALLSLTPTKTFIPAVLPEPPKERITFQMLLPYSTIILLFIVIAFEQNKDIHGLIAGAGLSIGLIIVRQIFTLLDNQKLMYNYDHLTSVLEHKIENRTAEVTNKNQQLEKVIQKMEELAYYDVLSGLPNRRLFLEKLEDSIRDAKQHSEKVAVVFIDLDRFKNVNDSFGHEFGDLLLQGFSEKIKENLRSDDVISRQGGDEFTIILNNIYDEHDISPLIQRLQTALAKPMMINGQELHISMSIGIAVYPKDGETSGELLKHADSAMYSAKAKGKNNFQFFSDDMALIASRKIALENDMRRAITNKEFMLYYQPQIQVETGDIIGMEALIRWQTVGGDVVSPGEFIPLAEETRLILPIGEWVLYTACEQAKKWHDAGHSHLKLAVNLSPLQFIHDDLMDVVEFTLRKTGFPASSLELEITEGVAVEDAETALTRMRELRKIGVRIAIDDFGTGYSSLNYLKRFPLNNLKIAQPFVQDMATNPYDKALVEAMVFIAHNLNMSVIAEGVETDEQLSLLKELGCDEIQGYLYSKPLSAEQFTELLVHGEISTKLVN